In Deltaproteobacteria bacterium, the genomic window TCAATGGCGTACTGGCTACGCTGATGGCTGAGCCCCTCTCAGAACAAGCGCCAGTGCCGGGTGTGCACGTCCTTCGCAGCCCGCAGCGAAACGCGTATGCGGCGCCCGACGGAGGGATACTGGTGAGCACCGGCATGCTCGCGGCCATCCAGAACGAGGCGCAGCTTGCTGCTCTGCTCGGACACGAACTGGGTCACTTCATTGCTCGCCATGGCCTGATGCGACAACGCTTCGAGAAGCTCAGCGGGTCGTCGGTCGAACGTATGCAGCTCTCTCGCGACAACGAGGCCTACTGCGACCGCTTCGCGCTCGAAGTCATGAGACGCGCCGGCTACGATCCGCGCGAGATCGTGCTGCTGAACTTGCAACTGACGGAACCGGATGATGCGGGCTGGGCCGGCGGCTGGACGGTGCTGCGGAGTCATCCATTCACTGCTGAACGCATCCGGGCGCTGCAGGAGCCAATCGGTCACGCCCGAGAAGATGACGTGCGAACTGAGAGGGAGCGTTACAACGAAGCGATCGCGCCGCTTCTCCCCGTTGCGGCCGAAGTAGAGTAGAGGCGGGTTTGCTCGATCGGGCGACGGCGTCGATCTCACGCTATCTGGCGTTGAGACCGGAGAGCGGTCGCGGTTACTTCCTCAAGGCCGAGCACGCTCGTCTAACTGCCCCCGAAGGACGCCGATCCTCAACGGCACGGCAAGCCTATGAGCGGGCAGTCGAACTCGCGCCCGATGACCCCGACGCGGTG contains:
- a CDS encoding tetratricopeptide repeat protein, whose protein sequence is MLDRATASISRYLALRPESGRGYFLKAEHARLTAPEGRRSSTARQAYERAVELAPDDPDAVRELGLLYYGDGEVARATVLLQKYLSLVPDAADRNLIQRYLDGRGSTE
- a CDS encoding M48 family metalloprotease; this translates as MPVSIEEDERKLWEEAKRRRAEIEKNGMIVADEALTRYLNGVLATLMAEPLSEQAPVPGVHVLRSPQRNAYAAPDGGILVSTGMLAAIQNEAQLAALLGHELGHFIARHGLMRQRFEKLSGSSVERMQLSRDNEAYCDRFALEVMRRAGYDPREIVLLNLQLTEPDDAGWAGGWTVLRSHPFTAERIRALQEPIGHAREDDVRTERERYNEAIAPLLPVAAEVE